A single Defluviitalea saccharophila DNA region contains:
- a CDS encoding ABC transporter permease, with protein MSKISNTLKNEDFQRRIVPFLSVLLGFIIGAIVMAFSGYDPIQAYSELLKGAGFYGNIKRFGDTLLTMTSLVLTGLSVSFAFKTGLFNIGAPGQMLMGGFIAVYIGVVFELPRIIHLPFAVISAALLGAVWAFLPGLLKAKFRINEVVTAIMMNWIAYWSVYYFVPAKIPGNFNTESAVIKNTASLRTEWLSKLFKGSYVNLGFFIAIIAAILVWWILEKTTFGYELKAVGFNAHAAEYAGMKVNRNIILSMMISGALSGLAGAVYYLGYGNNIKIGELPSQGFDGIAVALLGLNSPIGVVFSSFLFGFMNAGKLFMNAATEVPKELIEIIIAVIIFFAAANLMIKGILSKINKGLDRNGGGSNA; from the coding sequence GTGAGTAAAATCTCTAACACATTAAAAAATGAAGATTTTCAAAGACGAATAGTTCCTTTTCTTTCTGTATTATTAGGATTTATTATAGGAGCTATTGTTATGGCTTTTTCAGGATATGATCCTATACAAGCATATTCTGAATTATTAAAAGGAGCAGGTTTTTATGGCAATATAAAGAGATTCGGGGACACCCTTTTAACGATGACAAGTCTTGTACTTACAGGTCTTTCAGTTTCCTTTGCTTTTAAAACAGGCTTATTTAATATAGGTGCTCCTGGACAAATGTTAATGGGAGGTTTTATAGCAGTATATATTGGTGTTGTGTTTGAGCTGCCAAGAATCATACATCTTCCCTTTGCTGTTATTTCTGCAGCACTACTTGGTGCTGTATGGGCGTTTTTGCCAGGGCTTTTAAAAGCTAAATTTAGAATTAACGAAGTAGTTACAGCAATTATGATGAACTGGATTGCTTATTGGAGTGTGTATTATTTTGTACCTGCAAAAATTCCAGGAAACTTTAATACGGAATCTGCAGTAATCAAAAATACTGCTTCCCTTAGAACAGAATGGTTAAGTAAATTATTTAAAGGATCTTATGTTAATTTAGGATTTTTTATTGCTATTATTGCAGCCATTCTTGTATGGTGGATTTTAGAAAAGACTACCTTTGGATATGAACTTAAAGCCGTAGGATTTAATGCTCATGCGGCAGAATATGCAGGAATGAAAGTAAATCGTAATATTATACTTTCTATGATGATCTCAGGAGCATTATCAGGACTTGCTGGTGCTGTGTATTATCTGGGTTATGGAAATAATATAAAAATTGGAGAACTTCCATCTCAAGGATTTGATGGAATAGCGGTTGCACTTCTAGGACTTAATAGTCCTATTGGAGTTGTTTTTTCATCATTTTTATTTGGATTTATGAATGCAGGAAAATTATTTATGAATGCAGCTACAGAAGTACCTAAAGAACTTATTGAAATTATTATTGCCGTTATTATTTTCTTCGCCGCTGCTAATTTAATGATTAAAGGAATTTTATCTAAAATAAACAAAGGTCTTGACAGAAATGGAGGTGGAAGTAATGCTTAG
- a CDS encoding ABC transporter permease → MLSILSSIIPLALAYTAPLLIIALGGLFSERSGVVNIGLEGLMGIGAFTTAFFISNTYESMGDTSILLGVLLGALMGGIFSLIHAFASITMRADQVISGTAINMLSSAITIYLARALTGSANIQIIKGFIKNDVKGLSKIPLIGPLFFGNAYITTYAVILIVIVSWYVLYKRPFGLRLRACGEHPQAADSMGINVIMMRYIGVVISGILAGLGGAIVITTYSGEFSGNIYSGLGFLALAALIFGKWKPFGVLGAAVFFGFAKTVADMSQLFAALKTLPNIYFNTFPYVVTIIALVLFSKNSAGPRAAGEPYDPGKR, encoded by the coding sequence ATGCTTAGTATCCTTTCAAGTATAATTCCATTGGCATTGGCTTATACAGCGCCTCTACTAATCATTGCTCTCGGAGGATTATTTAGTGAAAGAAGCGGTGTAGTTAACATCGGTTTAGAAGGATTAATGGGTATTGGTGCTTTTACGACTGCATTCTTCATATCAAACACTTATGAGAGTATGGGAGATACATCCATTTTACTCGGAGTTCTACTAGGGGCATTAATGGGAGGAATTTTTTCACTGATTCATGCTTTTGCGAGCATTACGATGAGAGCAGACCAAGTTATTAGCGGAACAGCTATTAATATGCTTTCATCTGCTATTACAATCTATCTAGCCAGAGCATTAACTGGTAGTGCTAATATTCAGATTATCAAAGGATTTATAAAAAATGATGTAAAAGGGCTTTCCAAAATACCGTTAATTGGTCCGCTCTTTTTTGGAAATGCATATATCACTACATATGCTGTGATATTGATTGTAATAGTTAGCTGGTATGTATTATATAAACGTCCCTTTGGTCTCCGTTTAAGAGCATGTGGTGAACATCCTCAAGCGGCAGATTCTATGGGTATTAATGTTATAATGATGAGATATATAGGTGTGGTGATCTCTGGAATCTTGGCAGGATTAGGGGGAGCCATTGTAATCACAACATATTCAGGAGAATTCTCGGGAAATATTTACTCAGGTTTGGGATTCTTAGCTTTGGCTGCTCTTATATTTGGTAAATGGAAACCTTTTGGTGTATTAGGAGCTGCAGTATTCTTTGGATTTGCAAAAACAGTTGCTGATATGTCTCAACTATTTGCAGCTTTAAAAACATTGCCCAATATTTATTTTAATACATTCCCATATGTTGTAACGATCATTGCCTTAGTTCTATTTTCAAAGAATTCAGCAGGACCAAGAGCAGCAGGTGAGCCTTACGATCCAGGTAAGAGATAA
- a CDS encoding ABC transporter ATP-binding protein, whose product MDYIIEMLNIRKEFPGIVANDNITLQVIPGEIHALLGENGAGKSTLMSILFGLYKPDKGIIKVKGKEVNITNPNVATQLGIGMVHQHFKLVHNFTVTENIILGMEEVRGGAIDIKSAAKRIEELSKLYGLKVDPYAKIEDISVGMQQRVEILKMLYRNAEILIFDEPTAVLTPQEVGELMNIMRRLVKEGKSIILITHKLKEIKAIADRCTVIRKGKGIATVDVAETSTEKMAELMVGRKVSFSVQKAEPVLKDVYLKVENLTVKNSRGLDAVKNVSFEIRGGEILGLAGVDGNGQTELVEAITGLRKVDSGKIILDGQEIQNLDIRQRSESGLGHIPEDRHKHGLVLDFYLEDNMILENYYKEPFSSKGILNRSEIRKYSERLINEFDVRSGQGSKSITRSMSGGNQQKAIIAREIDKSPLVLIVAQPTRGLDVGAIEYIHKRLVEERDKGKAILLFSLELDEILNVSDRIAVMYEGNIVGIVDAKQTNENELGLMMAGSKGGNESE is encoded by the coding sequence ATGGATTATATTATTGAGATGCTTAATATTCGAAAAGAATTTCCGGGTATAGTAGCGAATGATAATATTACACTACAAGTCATTCCAGGAGAAATTCATGCCTTACTAGGAGAAAACGGAGCAGGTAAATCTACCTTAATGTCTATTTTATTCGGATTGTATAAGCCGGATAAAGGGATCATCAAAGTCAAAGGAAAAGAAGTTAACATCACAAATCCTAATGTGGCTACTCAGTTAGGAATCGGAATGGTACATCAACATTTTAAATTAGTACATAATTTTACGGTTACGGAAAATATCATTCTTGGTATGGAAGAGGTACGGGGAGGAGCAATAGATATAAAGAGTGCTGCCAAACGTATCGAAGAATTATCCAAGCTATATGGTCTTAAAGTAGACCCTTATGCAAAGATAGAAGACATTTCTGTAGGTATGCAGCAAAGGGTAGAAATTTTAAAGATGCTTTATAGAAATGCGGAAATTCTCATCTTTGACGAGCCGACAGCGGTTCTTACCCCACAAGAAGTCGGAGAATTAATGAATATTATGAGACGTCTTGTTAAAGAAGGAAAATCTATCATATTGATTACTCATAAACTAAAAGAAATCAAAGCAATAGCAGATCGATGTACGGTTATTCGAAAAGGAAAAGGAATTGCCACCGTAGATGTAGCTGAAACGTCAACGGAAAAAATGGCTGAGCTAATGGTAGGGCGTAAAGTTAGCTTTAGTGTTCAAAAAGCTGAGCCTGTTTTAAAAGATGTTTACTTAAAAGTAGAAAATCTTACTGTAAAGAATAGCAGAGGCCTTGATGCAGTAAAGAATGTATCTTTTGAAATTCGAGGAGGAGAAATATTAGGACTGGCAGGGGTAGACGGAAATGGACAAACAGAGCTGGTTGAAGCCATTACAGGATTAAGAAAAGTAGATTCCGGAAAAATAATACTTGACGGACAAGAAATTCAAAATTTAGATATCAGACAAAGAAGCGAATCGGGATTAGGCCATATTCCGGAAGACAGACATAAGCATGGACTCGTACTAGACTTTTATCTAGAGGATAATATGATCTTGGAGAATTATTATAAAGAGCCATTTTCTTCAAAAGGTATCTTAAATAGATCTGAAATAAGAAAGTATTCTGAACGACTGATTAATGAATTTGATGTAAGAAGTGGACAAGGCAGTAAGAGTATTACAAGAAGTATGTCGGGAGGTAATCAACAGAAGGCAATTATTGCCCGGGAAATCGACAAATCTCCTTTAGTACTTATCGTTGCACAGCCTACTAGAGGATTAGATGTAGGAGCCATTGAATATATTCATAAAAGGCTTGTAGAGGAAAGAGATAAAGGTAAAGCGATATTGTTATTTTCCTTGGAGCTGGATGAGATACTTAATGTATCAGATAGAATAGCCGTAATGTATGAAGGAAATATTGTAGGTATTGTCGATGCTAAACAGACGAATGAAAATGAGCTAGGTCTTATGATGGCTGGTTCTAAGGGAGGTAATGAAAGTGAGTAA